A single window of Hymenobacter sp. APR13 DNA harbors:
- a CDS encoding CCA tRNA nucleotidyltransferase, with product MKNPQLPSLPLFQTIAEAAGELGFPAYVIGGYVRDLALERGSKDVDVVCVGDGIALAQAVGRKLPGRPRVTVFKNFGTAMLPTPEIEVEFVGARKESYRAESRKPEVEAGTLEEDLARRDFTINALGLSLNPDTYGELVDRYDGMGDLQRRIIRTPLDPDVTFSDDPLRMLRAIRFATQLDFDIDPDTFDALARNKERIKIISQERITTELNKIIMAPKPSYGFKLLFSCGLLQLIFPKMAQLQGVEKVGKHAHKDNFYHTLQVLDNVVAAGGDLWLRWSAILHDIAKPATKRFDARVGWTFHGHEDKGARWVPGIFTDLKLPLGEEMRQVQKLVRLHLRPIALSKEIVTDSAVRRLLFEAGDDIDRLMLLCRADITSKDYDRKNRYLRNFDVVEQKLKEVEEKDHLRNFKPVITGEIIMATFSLKPSRDVGELKEALLEAILEGKIRNEHDEAFALLLELGARKGLTPVPAAE from the coding sequence ATGAAAAACCCACAGCTCCCCAGCCTGCCCTTGTTTCAGACCATTGCCGAAGCCGCCGGCGAGCTGGGGTTTCCGGCTTATGTGATTGGGGGCTACGTGCGGGATCTGGCGCTGGAGCGCGGCAGCAAAGACGTGGACGTGGTGTGCGTCGGCGACGGGATTGCGCTAGCCCAGGCCGTGGGGCGCAAGCTGCCCGGCCGGCCCCGCGTGACGGTGTTCAAGAACTTCGGCACGGCCATGCTGCCCACGCCCGAGATTGAAGTGGAGTTTGTGGGCGCCCGCAAGGAAAGCTACCGCGCCGAAAGCCGCAAGCCCGAAGTGGAGGCCGGCACCCTGGAAGAAGACCTGGCCCGGCGCGACTTCACCATCAACGCCCTGGGATTGAGCCTCAACCCTGACACCTACGGCGAGCTGGTAGACCGCTACGACGGCATGGGCGACCTGCAGCGCCGCATCATCCGTACGCCGCTGGACCCCGACGTGACTTTCTCCGACGACCCGCTGCGGATGCTGCGCGCCATCCGGTTTGCCACCCAGCTGGACTTCGACATCGACCCCGACACGTTTGACGCCCTGGCCCGCAACAAGGAGCGCATCAAGATCATCTCACAGGAGCGCATCACCACCGAGCTGAACAAGATCATCATGGCCCCGAAGCCCAGCTACGGCTTCAAGCTGCTGTTCAGCTGCGGGCTGCTGCAACTCATCTTCCCCAAGATGGCCCAATTGCAGGGGGTGGAGAAAGTGGGCAAACACGCCCATAAGGACAATTTCTACCACACCCTGCAGGTGCTCGACAACGTGGTGGCGGCCGGCGGCGACCTGTGGCTGCGCTGGTCGGCCATCCTGCACGACATCGCCAAGCCCGCCACCAAGCGCTTTGATGCACGCGTGGGCTGGACCTTCCACGGCCACGAAGACAAGGGCGCCCGCTGGGTGCCGGGCATCTTCACGGACCTGAAGCTGCCGCTGGGCGAGGAGATGCGCCAAGTGCAGAAGCTGGTGCGCCTGCACTTGCGCCCCATTGCCCTGAGCAAGGAAATCGTGACCGACTCGGCGGTGCGCCGCCTGCTGTTCGAGGCCGGCGACGACATCGACCGCCTGATGCTGCTGTGCCGCGCCGACATCACCAGCAAAGACTACGACCGCAAGAACCGCTACCTGCGCAACTTCGACGTGGTGGAGCAGAAGCTGAAGGAGGTGGAGGAAAAAGACCACCTGCGCAACTTCAAGCCCGTCATCACCGGCGAAATCATCATGGCCACCTTCAGCCTGAAGCCGTCCCGCGACGTGGGCGAGCTGAAGGAAGCGCTGCTGGAAGCCATCCTGGAAGGCAAGATTCGCAACGAGCATGACGAGGCGTTTGCGCTACTCCTGGAGCTGGGGGCGCGCAAAGGCCTGACGCCGGTACCCGCTGCAGAATAG